The following proteins are co-located in the Candidatus Methylomirabilis sp. genome:
- a CDS encoding prepilin-type N-terminal cleavage/methylation domain-containing protein, which produces MSPRSTTGILTGGRSAQAGSSLVELLISMALTAIVSTGLYTFFTTTSVTYSDQAVTARMLQSATTAMARIAQDIR; this is translated from the coding sequence GCATCCTCACCGGTGGACGCTCCGCGCAGGCGGGATCGAGCCTGGTCGAGCTCCTGATCAGCATGGCCCTGACGGCAATCGTCAGCACGGGCCTGTACACCTTCTTCACGACGACGTCCGTGACCTACAGCGATCAGGCAGTGACGGCCCGGATGCTCCAGAGTGCCACCACTGCCATGGCCCGGATCGCCCAGGATATCCGTA